GGCCAGTTTAAGGATAAGCAGCAGTTTTTAGACTATCCCATTGAAGCGGCAACCGCGGCTTTCGGACAAGGATTTTCAGTCACCCCTCTACAAATGGCACAGCTCCATGCAGCCATCGCCAACGGAGGCGAATTGGTGACTCCTCATGTCGTTGATGGTCTATACAATCCTGCTGGCAAAAAAACCAAGGGATTAAATCTGATTCAACCCCGCCGCATTTTCTCTAAAGATACGGTAGCTAAGGTTCGGACCATGATGGGAAGTGTGGTGCAAAACGGCACGGGTAAACCCGCCAAAATTCCGGGTTATCGCTTAGGGGGTAAAACTGGAACGGCCCAAAAAGCGGATAGCGGTACCTATAGCAATGCGCGGATTACTAGCTTTGTAGCATCTTTCCCCTTGGAGTCCCCTAAATATGTAGTGCTGGCCGTTGTAGATGAACCTCAAGGGGGCAATGCTTACGGATCGACCGTGGCAGCTCCAGCTGTAAAGTCGGTGTTAGAAACCCTGATTAGTATTGAGGGCATCCCTCCCAGTCATCCTGCTGAATTGAAGGCAAAGCCGAAAGCATCTCGCTCCAACAACTAAGAGAACTGCCTTTTTATGCCCACTTAAGTTGAAGGTGAGTATTGAGTTTAAATTTTTGCGCAAGCTCAATCCATCAACAGCCTTATCATTCAATGATAAGGCTGGGGTGCTTGTAGGCAGACCCACATTTTCTGAACCATGAAGAGTCCGGGCCTACACAAGAGTTTGCACCTCAATTTGAAGTATTTGAGGGGCTAGAAAGACTTAGGGGAGAAACCGTTTCCGTTCTGATTCACTGGGCATGCGGCAGGTGGCTCGTCGTCCAAATAGGCGATAACGATTACAAGCAATGAAACGATAAATGCGATCGCGACCTGTTCGCGGAATCAAACTAATAGCATTGAAGACTGACCAAACACCACCCAAACGCTTACAGACTTGAATAAACGCATCGGACTGATCGTACAGCTCACTCTCATCCCGATAGTAAATCGACCAGGCTTCCCGATCTATGGGCAATGGGGGTAAATACTGTCTGGCTGTTTGACCCTGTAAAGGGGCAATCAGGATGGTTCCTAGAGGATCGACTTTCAGTAGGATGTCGACAAAGCCATTACACATCACACATTCCCCATCAAAAAACACAATGGGCTGCTGAATAGAGACCGGCTGGCTGGCCGTCTGATTTGAAAGTTGCGGTGTCGCCATGCT
The Acaryochloris marina S15 genome window above contains:
- a CDS encoding thiol-disulfide oxidoreductase DCC family protein; amino-acid sequence: MATPQLSNQTASQPVSIQQPIVFFDGECVMCNGFVDILLKVDPLGTILIAPLQGQTARQYLPPLPIDREAWSIYYRDESELYDQSDAFIQVCKRLGGVWSVFNAISLIPRTGRDRIYRFIACNRYRLFGRRATCRMPSESERKRFLP